A single region of the Liolophura sinensis isolate JHLJ2023 chromosome 9, CUHK_Ljap_v2, whole genome shotgun sequence genome encodes:
- the LOC135475252 gene encoding S-methyl-5'-thioadenosine phosphorylase-like, producing MASVKIAIIGGSGLDNPEILEDRSEKYVETPFGKPSDALILGTISSVPCVLLARHGRKHSIMPSNVNYRANIWALKEENCTHLLVTTACGSLQENMKPGEFVLIDDFIDRTTKRHQTFYDGSEKAPPGVCHIPMDSPFCSKTREIIAGILKELGYSFHPSGTMVTIEGPRFSSRAEGKLFRSWGADVINMTTVPEVVLAKEAGLCYAAMGLITDYDSWSDEHDSEHVSVEMALTTMSKNASLVIKALVKTVSAVAATDWSGMLKENENVSKMSVML from the coding sequence ATGGCGTCTGTGAAGATAGCGATCATCGGTGGATCTGGGCTGGACAACCCAGAAATCCTGGAGGATAGATCTGAAAAATATGTGGAAACACCATTTGGGAAGCCGTCGGATGCTCTGATTCTAGGCACCATAAGCAGTGTGCCCTGCGTGTTGCTGGCTCGTCACGGTCGGAAGCACAGCATAATGCCAAGTAATGTGAACTACCGAGCTAACATCTGGGCCCTGAAAGAAGAAAACTGCACGCATCTGTTGGTGACAACAGCGTGCGGGTCTCTCCAAGAAAACATGAAACCAGGAGAATTTGTTCTGATTGATGACTTTATTGACAGAACCACCAAACGCCACCAAACCTTCTACGACGGTTCGGAGAAAGCGCCTCCTGGTGTTTGCCACATCCCCATGGATTCGCCATTCTGCTCCAAAACCAGGGAGATTATAGCGGGCATTCTGAAAGAGTTGGGATACTCATTCCATCCGTCCGGAACCATGGTGACGATAGAAGGTCCAAGGTTTTCGTCTCGGGCGGAGGGCAAGTTGTTTCGTTCTTGGGGTGCTGATGTCATCAATATGACGACTGTGCCAGAAGTTGTTTTGGCGAAGGAGGCTGGTCTCTGCTATGCAGCCATGGGTTTGATAACTGATTACGACAGCTGGAGCGATGAACACGATTCGGAACATGTCAGTGTAGAAATGGCACTTACAACCATGAGTAAAAATGCATCATTGGTTATAAAGGCCCTTGTAAAAACGGTCAGTGCAGTTGCAGCTACTGATTGGTCGGGAATGTTGAAAGAAAATGAGAATGTAAGCAAAATGTCAGTAATGCTGTAG